A section of the Triticum dicoccoides isolate Atlit2015 ecotype Zavitan chromosome 7A, WEW_v2.0, whole genome shotgun sequence genome encodes:
- the LOC119333764 gene encoding F-box protein At5g07610-like, which translates to MSVPAESSHPGEEGRATPHARYTKQSGTAIDRLADDLLVEILSRVPAKSLLRFRCVSSHWLALIDHPDHRKRLPQTPAGFFYDNKYTGEWFLQPPPHFTSFPGRRCPPIDTSCSFLPNHERVHLLACCSGLLLCRWRDASAQGDEFRYVVCNPATEKWVVLPSSGKATSEVATARLGFDPALSSHFHVFELVDEQEPNWHPHIAGVAVYSSETGAWVYKQERWNKQIRPIDRRSVFVFLNGHLHFQPSARWLSHHLAMVDTEGETWMNFSLPGGLDDGFIQRSQDRLHYANFQGYGGGAIRLVVYVLDNYQSRKWILKHSIEASYIFRGMDAYLLGRFGWAAMDFGWIAIHPECNTIFFTAGWDTTFMCYNMDLRQVKVISNLEDGQPPYLPYVPLYAELRSLHI; encoded by the coding sequence ATGTCCGTCCCCGCAGAGAGCTCTCACCCGGGGGAGGAAGGCCGCGCTACTCCTCATGCCCGGTACACGAAGCAGAGCGGGACGGCGATCGACAGACTCGCCGACGATCTCCTCGTCGAGATCCTCTCGCGCGTCCCCGCCAAGTCGCTCCTCCGCTTCAGGTGCGTCTCCAGCCACTGGCTGGCGCTCATCGACCACCCCGACCACCGCAAAAGGCTGCCCCAAACCCCGGCCGGCTTCTTCTACGACAACAAGTACACCGGCGAGTGGTTTCTGCAACCACCTCCCCACTTCACCAGTTTCCCAGGGAGACGGTGCCCTCCGATCGACACCTCTTGCTCCTTCCTGCCCAACCATGAGCGCGTCCATCTGTTGGCCTGCTGCAGCGGCCTCCTCCTCTGCCGCTGGCGCGACGCCTCCGCGCAGGGTGACGAGTTCCGTTATGTCGTGTGCAATCCCGCCACGGAGAAGTGGGTCGTGTTGCCGAGCTCCGGCAAGGCCACCAGCGAGGTGGCCACCGCACGTTTGGGCTTCGACCCAGCCCTGTCGTCGCATTTCCATGTGTTTGAGTTGGTAGATGAGCAGGAGCCAAACTGGCACCCTCACATCGCCGGAGTGGCAGTGTATTCGTCTGAAACTGGAGCATGGGTTTATAAACAAGAGAGATGGAACAAGCAAATTAGGCCCATTGATCGTCGGTCAGTATTTGTCTTTCTTAATGGCCACCTGCATTTTCAACCCAGCGCTCGTTGGTTATCCCATCATCTAGCCATGGTAGACACAGAGGGGGAAACATGGATGAACTTCAGTCTCCCTGGTGGTTTGGATGATGGTTTTATTCAGCGATCACAAGACCGCTTGCATTATGCCAATTTTCAGGGATATGGAGGTGGTGCCATTCGATTAGTAGTTTATGTTCTGGACAACTATCAAAGCAGAAAATGGATATTGAAGCACAGCATCGAAGCTTCATACATATTTCGAGGGATGGATGCCTACCTTCTTGGTCGTTTTGGATGGGCTGCGATGGATTTTGGTTGGATTGCGATTCATCCGGAATGCAACACGATATTCTTCACTGCCGGGTGGGATACCACATTCATGTGCTACAATATGGATCTTCGACAAGTCAAAGTGATCTCCAATCTGGAAGATGGCCAGCCGCCATATCTGCCATATGTGCCATTGTATGCAGAGTTACGGTCATTGCACATTTGA